Proteins from one Candidatus Hydrogenedentota bacterium genomic window:
- a CDS encoding sulfatase, which yields MAGMGAASLSFLAARRAPARDTAPPNFVVIITDDHRWDMAGFAGHPILQTPEMDRLAAGGVHFRNAFVTTPICCTSRASILTGMHARSHGVHDFATPLAPEDLARTYPSLLHAAGYETCHVGKYGVGGTPPAALGVRPLPPGNEPFFREVDGGRRHVTRITADMASDFIASVPKGHPFCLTVGFDAPHSHDYARRPYPPEPECESLYRDVAVPPQPHSSCGDYEALPDFLKNSEGRMRWGVRFCTPDFYQESMRDVFRMITGVDRAIGRIRAALDAAGVADNTVILLVGDNGAFYGERGLAGKWYAYEESIRVPLVLFDPAIPEGMRGQALDPMALNIDLAPTITERAGLAVPDTMQGRSLLELARGDSPGDWRRDWYFEHLFKHPLIPRSEGIRAEGWTYIRWVDTDPLMEELYDLTADSHETRNLAADPAHAERLETLRARWAEWRETLPERIPAS from the coding sequence ATGGCGGGAATGGGAGCCGCTTCACTATCCTTCCTGGCCGCGCGGCGCGCGCCCGCGCGGGACACCGCGCCCCCAAACTTCGTCGTCATCATCACGGACGACCACCGCTGGGACATGGCCGGGTTCGCCGGGCACCCCATCCTCCAGACGCCGGAGATGGACCGGCTGGCCGCCGGGGGGGTGCATTTTCGGAACGCCTTCGTCACCACGCCCATCTGCTGCACCAGCCGCGCCTCGATCCTGACGGGCATGCACGCCCGCAGCCACGGGGTGCATGACTTCGCCACCCCCCTGGCGCCGGAGGACCTGGCGCGCACCTATCCGTCTCTGCTGCACGCGGCGGGCTATGAAACCTGCCATGTCGGGAAGTACGGTGTCGGCGGCACGCCGCCCGCCGCGCTGGGCGTGCGGCCGCTTCCTCCCGGCAACGAGCCCTTCTTCCGCGAGGTGGACGGCGGGCGCCGTCATGTCACCCGCATCACCGCCGACATGGCCTCGGACTTCATCGCCTCCGTTCCGAAAGGACACCCCTTCTGCCTCACCGTCGGGTTTGACGCGCCCCATTCCCACGACTACGCGCGGCGGCCCTATCCGCCCGAGCCGGAATGCGAGTCCCTTTACCGGGACGTCGCCGTGCCGCCGCAGCCGCACTCCTCCTGCGGGGACTACGAGGCCCTTCCGGACTTCCTGAAGAACAGCGAGGGACGCATGCGCTGGGGCGTCCGCTTCTGCACCCCCGACTTTTATCAGGAATCCATGCGCGACGTGTTCCGCATGATCACCGGGGTGGACCGGGCCATCGGCCGCATCCGCGCCGCCCTGGACGCCGCCGGGGTCGCGGACAATACGGTCATCCTGCTCGTCGGGGACAACGGCGCGTTCTACGGCGAGCGCGGCCTGGCCGGGAAATGGTACGCCTACGAGGAGAGCATCCGTGTGCCCCTGGTCCTGTTTGATCCCGCGATTCCCGAGGGAATGCGCGGGCAGGCCCTGGACCCCATGGCACTCAACATTGATCTGGCCCCGACCATCACTGAGCGGGCCGGCCTGGCCGTGCCGGACACCATGCAGGGCCGCAGTCTCCTGGAACTGGCGCGGGGGGACAGCCCCGGGGACTGGCGGAGGGACTGGTATTTCGAGCATCTCTTCAAACACCCACTCATCCCCCGGAGCGAGGGCATCCGCGCCGAGGGATGGACCTACATCCGGTGGGTGGACACGGACCCCTTGATGGAGGAACTCTACGACCTGACGGCGGATTCCCATGAGACGCGCAATCTCGCGGCGGACCCCGCGCATGCCGAACGTCTGGAGACCCTGCGCGCGCGCTGGGCGGAGTGGCGCGAAACCCTTCCCGAGAGGATTCCTGCGTCATGA
- a CDS encoding sulfatase-like hydrolase/transferase produces MKSLSRRTFLGVSAGSLLALRRAGAVGDDAYRPNILLICSDQQHGRALGVADPFFDTPALDRLAKSGMWFREAFCTTPQCSPSRSTLYTGLYPHRTGVLGNLDVQRHDGGRIGAMAPGPPTLGRLLKDAGYHTGYFGKWHLGNRERFAADFDASDLDGDAHGGATEKALAFLKSRADGEEGPFALFVNYINPHDIYGAAKEISADSPRPEGPTVPRPASWADTLEGKPAPQRQFLTEDQGKPFCGWPDAALEKYRLAYREKCRLVDHEVGRLLDTLDALDLAENTVVVYVSDHGDMDTHHRLVYKGPFMYDQLVRVPLIIRVPARFGGSAGVRSDDLVSLADVTPTLCALARREVPEGDGMSLAPALSGGVPFVPRDGVAVQYYGKQQWVNPIRTWRTRDWKYSRYLEHGEELYDLRNDPEETRNLAGDPACSERMAEMRAALDGGMRGHGDTRFDTYWPTDRQGGRLKPKNG; encoded by the coding sequence ATGAAGAGCCTGTCCCGCAGAACCTTTCTGGGCGTGTCCGCCGGAAGCCTTCTGGCCCTGCGCCGCGCCGGGGCGGTGGGCGACGACGCGTACCGGCCCAACATCCTGCTGATCTGCAGCGACCAGCAGCATGGCCGCGCTTTGGGTGTGGCCGACCCCTTCTTTGACACCCCGGCGCTCGACCGGCTGGCAAAGTCGGGCATGTGGTTCCGCGAGGCTTTCTGCACCACCCCGCAATGCTCCCCGAGCCGCTCCACGCTGTACACGGGGCTGTACCCCCACCGGACCGGTGTGCTGGGGAACCTCGACGTCCAGCGGCATGACGGGGGGCGGATCGGGGCGATGGCGCCCGGCCCTCCCACGCTGGGGCGGCTGCTGAAGGACGCGGGGTACCACACCGGCTATTTCGGCAAGTGGCATCTGGGGAACCGGGAGCGTTTCGCGGCGGACTTCGACGCCAGCGATCTGGACGGCGACGCCCACGGTGGCGCGACGGAGAAGGCGCTGGCTTTCCTGAAATCCCGGGCGGATGGCGAAGAAGGGCCCTTCGCCCTTTTCGTAAACTACATCAACCCGCACGACATCTACGGGGCGGCGAAAGAAATCTCCGCCGACAGCCCCCGGCCCGAGGGGCCGACGGTGCCCCGTCCCGCCTCGTGGGCGGACACGTTGGAGGGCAAACCCGCCCCCCAGCGGCAGTTTCTCACGGAGGACCAGGGCAAGCCGTTCTGCGGCTGGCCGGACGCCGCGCTGGAGAAATACCGCCTGGCCTACCGGGAGAAGTGCAGGCTGGTGGACCATGAGGTGGGCCGGCTGCTGGACACGCTGGATGCACTGGATTTGGCGGAAAACACCGTGGTGGTGTACGTCTCCGACCACGGCGACATGGACACCCACCACCGCCTGGTCTACAAGGGGCCGTTCATGTACGACCAGCTCGTGCGCGTGCCCCTGATCATCCGGGTGCCCGCGCGCTTCGGGGGAAGCGCAGGCGTCCGCAGCGACGACCTCGTTTCGCTCGCGGATGTCACGCCGACGCTTTGCGCCCTCGCGCGGAGGGAGGTGCCCGAAGGGGACGGCATGTCCCTCGCCCCTGCGTTGTCCGGCGGTGTCCCGTTCGTGCCGAGGGACGGCGTGGCCGTGCAGTACTACGGCAAGCAGCAGTGGGTGAACCCCATCCGCACCTGGCGGACGCGGGACTGGAAGTACAGCCGCTATCTGGAGCATGGTGAGGAACTCTACGATTTGAGAAACGACCCGGAGGAGACGCGCAATCTTGCCGGGGACCCCGCCTGTTCGGAACGGATGGCGGAGATGCGCGCCGCCCTGGACGGGGGGATGCGGGGACACGGGGACACACGGTTCGACACCTACTGGCCCACGGACCGGCAGGGGGGGAGGCTGAAACCGAAGAATGGCTGA
- a CDS encoding acyltransferase, with the protein MADTRRADIDWLRIGAVLLLVPFHTACVYGAWGDFYVRGGERSLLLSALVVTGCGAWHMPLLFWLAGASARMSLAARGAGGFLAERVRRLLVPFVFGVLVVVPPQSYLACLVRGTWSGGYFSWYPRQFFTIGPAGLSGYEGGFTPAHLWFVLFLFVYVCVSFPLLKWLAGDASARFRGCLAALLEHPVAFWLVPVPFMLAQLVPDIGDKNIPYFFLIFIAGFLWQADPAIAAALERRRRAALIVGLLCLAAPIAGWVAGAHHHFWVGKALDISYEGFAMWCLVVALVGYGKRLADLRPAILPHLAEGAYPFYILHQTIVVCTAFFLRPFALPPLPGFLIVTAGAGTFTALLYLGLVRPFNPVRFLFGMKPRRKRAAA; encoded by the coding sequence ATGGCTGACACGCGGCGGGCCGACATTGACTGGCTGCGCATCGGGGCGGTGCTCCTGCTGGTTCCCTTCCACACAGCGTGCGTCTACGGCGCGTGGGGCGATTTCTATGTGAGAGGGGGGGAGAGAAGCCTCCTGCTCAGTGCGCTGGTGGTGACGGGTTGCGGTGCTTGGCACATGCCCCTCCTGTTCTGGCTGGCGGGGGCGTCCGCCCGCATGTCCCTCGCCGCGCGCGGCGCGGGCGGCTTCCTGGCGGAGCGGGTCCGCCGCCTGCTGGTTCCCTTTGTCTTTGGCGTGCTGGTGGTGGTGCCGCCCCAGTCCTATCTGGCCTGCCTGGTGCGCGGCACCTGGTCCGGCGGCTATTTTTCCTGGTACCCCCGCCAGTTCTTCACCATCGGCCCGGCGGGCCTCTCAGGCTATGAAGGCGGGTTCACCCCGGCCCATCTCTGGTTTGTGCTGTTCCTCTTCGTCTATGTGTGCGTGTCGTTTCCCCTGCTGAAATGGCTGGCCGGGGACGCATCTGCACGATTTCGAGGATGCCTCGCCGCTCTGCTGGAACATCCGGTGGCGTTCTGGCTGGTCCCTGTTCCGTTCATGCTCGCGCAGCTCGTCCCGGATATTGGGGACAAAAACATCCCCTATTTCTTTCTCATATTCATCGCCGGTTTCTTGTGGCAGGCGGACCCCGCGATTGCCGCCGCTCTGGAAAGGCGCAGGCGCGCCGCCTTGATCGTTGGTCTCCTGTGTCTGGCGGCACCCATTGCCGGATGGGTTGCCGGCGCGCACCACCATTTCTGGGTCGGCAAGGCTCTGGACATTTCTTACGAGGGCTTTGCCATGTGGTGCCTGGTGGTCGCTCTGGTTGGATACGGGAAACGCCTCGCGGACCTGCGGCCGGCGATTCTTCCGCATCTTGCGGAGGGGGCCTATCCCTTCTACATCCTTCACCAGACCATCGTGGTCTGCACCGCGTTTTTTCTCCGGCCATTCGCGTTGCCGCCGCTGCCGGGGTTCCTGATCGTGACGGCGGGGGCGGGGACCTTCACGGCGCTGCTCTATCTGGGGCTGGTGCGGCCGTTCAACCCGGTCCGCTTCCTCTTCGGCATGAAACCCCGGCGAAAAAGGGCGGCCGCATGA